The following is a genomic window from Prunus persica cultivar Lovell chromosome G7, Prunus_persica_NCBIv2, whole genome shotgun sequence.
TTAATATAATGCTGTTCAAGAGAATCCAGCTTCTGATATGTTGGCAAGCCTGTAAACAACTGGATAAACCAACCTGTGAATGTAGTTATGTTTATGAATAGATTCTATAGCCATAACACTTTGGGCAATGTAAAATCTTGCAACAGTTTCAGTCAAAGTCTCTTCTCTAATAAGCAAAGTCATCATGTCACCACCAGGTAGATACTCCATGATTAGATACAAGTAGTCAGCATCTTGAAAGGAATAGTAGAGTTTCACAATGCAGTGACTAGCAACCTCTGCAAGCAAATTCCTTTCAGCTCTAACATGTTCAACCTACGTTGCAGATAGACAACCAGTGAGTGCATAGATTCACACACGTTTAAAATACCTTTAATAGAAGTTAAAATTTATATCAACTCTAAATCTATCATATAATACCTGCCCCCTACTGAGCATTTCTGACTTCTTCAACTTTTTCATGGCATAAATGTTGCCAGATTTCTTCTCCCGACAGAGTCTAACCTATAAAGTTTTATATAAAGGTTCTTAATCAAGGAAGTATCAAACATAAACCAATGAATATACAAAAacttcaacaaagaaaaggaaacaaataaCCATCATACTTGTGTTAGAAATGATCAGCGTATTGTAACAATAAACAACTCACAGGTAGCTGAAATAAGCTTATACTCACTTTCTCTGTATAGAATGTTTAAGAGGGAAAATAATAATCTTTTAAACCAAGCACCTATGCAAACTATAAAAAATATGCATATCTCTAACCTCTCCAAAGGCCCCTCTCCCAATTATTGCCAGAAGGTCAAAATCATCAACACAAATCTTGTGCCTTTTAAGGCGCATATATTCAGTCTCTGTGCGCTCCAAATCCTTCAACATATGGATCTGTTCCTGTTCTGGCACACGTTCAGATGCCAACTTCTTTTCCAGCACTGAGCGCCTGGAAACAGTAAAAACATGTGAGCATGTGAGGGCGCATATCAAGATCAAAAGCCTTTATGATCTAATCATTGccaattttactttaattaccAGTTGTGAAGGCACATCACAACTATGAGCAACTATTGAActcttaaaaaatagaaaaaaacaagaaacatattcaaaattcaaaactgcCTCATATATGTACACTTAATGACTTTCTCGCTTTGTTCACAGTTGCACCCCATTCATTACTTCTAAGGTGGTTAAAATATTAACAAACAAATAACCACATACTTTTCCAACTAAGATTTGCGGATAATATATCTAAGAAGCTTCATAACTCATAACCATCACTAGGCAATTCTTTACTAATTTGAAAATGTCATTCAGCATTCAAAAATTTATTATGGTTGATATTTCTTAGAAGGTTTATATTTTCTCGACATCAGGACCAACTTTAGAAAATCTAAACACAGTTCGACTTGGCgataaacataaattaaacCATAATACTTTCAGTTCATGCAAGCATGCGCATTCCGAAAGACCAAAATCCGAaatgagttttaaaaaaaggaaaatctaTCCCACTCCTTAACAAACTATAATGGTCTCTTCTCCTTACGACAATGCACTCCCCTTTACCTCATAAAACCAAGAGCACACTGATTTAGAATATCCTTATGAACCCCATTTCCCATACACCAAATAAATTCCAACTCTTTCAAGGAATGCATGTCCAAGCACCCTCATTTCCCTACAAAATTCGAAGCTTTCTTtcctaaaccaaaaaaacattaaatacCCAGAAACAAAAAGCCAAATTTGATCACGAAAATCACAAATACACCAGCTGGGATTGCAAGGACTGGAAAGCTAGAGATTGAAACCAAAACTGGGCAAGGCGAGAGAGAGATCCTTGGAAATAGTATAAACAAAAGGAAATGATTTTCATACCTTTGTTTACGATCTTGGATGTGCTTCATCTGAGCCTTGTAGTGGCTCTCTATGAACTGCTTGGCTGCAGCCACCCTCTCCAGGGTCAAGCTGGACCCCACCTCTCCGGCCTCCTCCTCCGCCTCTATAGCCATGGGCCCCACCTCGTTCTTCTCCATCTGCGTATGGTTCTCCAtgctccctctctctctctctctctctctctctctctctctctctctctctgtggctTGAGAAATTTGGATGATTGTGACAAGTGACAACGAAGCAAAAACCCCGGGGACGAATGAGAATATATGAGACCTCCAAAAACAGGCTTCTACAACCAATTTTTATACTTTTCTCTCTCCAACGTCCATTTTGTCTACCTGACATGTGGGCGCCTCCTATTGGGCAGCTCCATGGGTTCCGAACAGTTGCACTCTCTTGGGTGGCATTTCTCAGGTGGAGAGAGCatgttaaatataatatatataacttattctttatattcttttgcaattaatcatatttttaaaaggaaaattctaTAATATAAACACACCATAGAGGCAAATATTACTTCAATAACAAAATTATGCgttttaataataaaacctGCGTAAAAAGAGTGTACAAAATGAGGTGTGTGTAAAAGTAGTTTCCAGATATAGAAAATCAATCTCACGTTGGAAAGAGAGTTATTATTGGCAGGCATGTTTGGAAGTGAAAATCAATTCTACACAAATCTTTGATGTTGCTAGCAAATGACTTGGATGTGCAAGGTTTACAAATGCAATTATTTTGACAATAATTTTATCTTCAAACGTACAGTCTTATCTGCCTGTTTAAATTGCAATTCAATTAATCTTGACATAATCATAGTCATCAATAATAATGAGACCTGACCAGAATAAGAATGTGCTATAATATTGACAGAAAAGAGTTTAACACCAAACTCTTGCAAGTGCAATGAATTTTCTTGATGAGAGTCGCTCTAAAGGGGTAAACATTCCGGTTCATGAATAAGGGAAAATGTTGAATCGATTAGAAAGAATGCAGAAGTTGTCCTAAATGAATGTTTCTAGACTAACTAGGGAGATGCCTTGATGTTACCATATCTATATTAGACACGCATTCACAAAATACCATATAAATCGTATCTTAAATGCTATCGAAATGCTCAAAGCAAGAGGATTAAGGCTTAGTTTGGGATTGCTatcactttttaaaaaaagttgcttctactgtgctttgaaaataattagctgtCAAATAAAGCGgctccatgtttggtaaacaatatttttaaagtgttgTTAGTACAAAAGACAGTGTCAAAACCATTTggtaaaatttaatataaaattatcgtaactgtgaataatgactaaaatagacaTGATGTTAAAAGTGTTATGTACTAATCATGTGGTGGTAGTAGTGGTGATggagtggaggtggtggtgataAATGTGGAgttggtggttgtggtagtTATGGTGGTGGGGTTGGTGGCTATGGTTGTGGAGGTtttggaggtggtggtggtgatggaggtggaggtggaggaggaggtggtggaggaggtggtggaggaggtgaTGGTtggggtggtggtggcagAGGATGAGGAGAAGGAGGAtgtggtggcggtggttgtAGAAGTAGTGAATGTGGTGGTGCAAGTGGTGGAGTTGGATGTGGAAGTGGAGGTAgtatcattttttaaaatgaatgatggtattttgggaattaaaaaaattcattaaatgctcatctctgcttcttttgaaagcagCTTTAAAAAGCAACATATAGCCAGCTTTTAAAAGCTGATGTCAAAAGGCcactgtttttaaaataatcgggatattttatttttactaaacaccttaaactgcttaactttaaagtgaagTAGATTtttggcaacaaaaaaaaaaaagcaatcccaaacGGGGCCTTAAATGTTTTGCTTTCTCACTGAAAGGCTTCTCTTACTGAAAAACCATCAAGCAAAACAGAATGCTCAATGTGGCAATAGTCACTTGACCTTTCTCTTCGACTACTTCATTTTGTAATAATCAGTTTGCTTCTCCATCATTACAATGTTGGATTGCTTTGGTGGAATTAGGATTATTGTAGCTTATACTTGATTTACCCAATTGCCAGTAGTAGTTTAGGAGAACTAAACAAACGTCTAACCTggaaacataaagaaaaacacTTTTTCAACAGTGGCAAGTGTGTTCTTTTATCGACGGTTTTAAGATTTAGCAGCGGTTGGCACCGGTTTTGTCACATTTAGTGACGAAAATTATTTCCCAATTTTGCAAAATGCCtttagaaacagaaaaaaccGTCGCTAACCGTAGGAAATACAACTTTTACTAGCGAAGATAAAAACCGCCGCTAAAAGTTGGCAGACTGTGAAAACCTCCAACCACTCCTgtaacaaagaaattttggacAACAAAGTTCAGAAAACATATAttcttttatgtttatatACACAGTTTACATGAAAAATGTTACTAAATATCGACCAAATTATTACTTGATACATGAAAAATGTCCCAATCTGTCCAACAAACTGGACATGAAGGGAAAATTTTCAGTAAGTTCCTCTTGCTCTCCTTTGTAAAGACTTCTACTGACATGGATGGTAGCAACTTCTTGCATGTTATCATTGCTTAATCCTtcactgaaattttgaaatggtCCCTCAGAAATTCCAAAGCCAGCTGAGGTGGAATATACCATGTAATCCTAGGGATGCTACATCTGAGCATCGTGCACCGTGCACCTTACGCCATCCATTATGCTCCACATTGGATTCACTACAACATTAGATAGAAACCGAAAATTCCTTTCCCATTGACAAGTTTTATACAGAAATGTGAGGTCAATATCAGATATTCCAATTTCTAAGTCGAAAGGAAAATTTTGCTCTATAAAATTTCCCTTCCGTAACTTGACACTCATGTTAAAAGCTCAGTTTGGAATAGCAATCAACGCAAAATTTACTGAAGCATAATATATGACTATATGCTACTGGTAATGTGTCCCAAAGATTTCAAAATCTCTGTTATCCGAGGATGACATATAAGTTATACAAACATGGTAGGAAATGGTGCACTCAAAGAACAGCtatagaatttttaaaaacctcAATCATTATACAAAGGATAAATGGTTTTTGTGTCTGTGCACCTAAGTGATCAGGGTTAGCATGCACAAGCAGCTGAGTCAATACAAGCGCCAAGCCTTGGTCAAATAACCTTAAGTACACTAACGCTACATTATACTGCATGTGATGCTTGCAACAAATTTAGTCCTACACTAACAACTGAAAGTCATTAGAAACCTGAAAAAACACATAAGCCTGCCTGTATTGGGAAGGAATACGTTATCTAGTAATTTTCCTTCCACATCTTGAAGAACATGTTCAAAGCTCTGTTTGAAATAAGATTCAACTTACACTTTTCCTAAGCATATTACTAAAGCTAAATGCTGCCATGGATAATCATTAGGGTTGAAGATCAAAACCCACACTCTCTTCTACCATAGTATACGGAATTAGGGAGAGGAATCGGACAAGGACCTGATCTATCACTATTACTAATACCATAGAGGCTGCCAGATTATCTTGCACACAACACTGCCCTTGAACACTAAATTTTTGGAAACAGATGTTTAGCTTTTAGAAGTTCTCCAGCTAGGTTTAGTTCGGTTAAAAACTTTAGGGTCATTACCTTCTACCTAGGTGTCAGAGTTTGTAGACAGAAACTCTTGTGCAATTGTAATTCTTTTATTCCAAAGCCAGAATATAGTTCCTTCACTAAATTTTGACATGCTAAGAAGGGTGCCTCGAAAAATAAGCACGAGAACAAGAAATtaacagaaacaaaaagaaagcataCTTACTGAAGAGATAGGAGGGGAGAGAGGGTCAAGCAGGGGCTTAATTATCCAGACCTGTAAATAGCATCCTTGTCAATGGCTTCTATTCTGCGACTGGCAAGGCAATTCTGGGCATTCCAAtgacataaaaacaaaatatacgAACATTATAATGAGGTCAAGAATCAAGTGTTCAATTCAAGCTGTTGTGCTAGTAGAATGATAAGGGAGGCTTACCTCTTTCAACAAAACGCGGACCAACCATAACCCTAATTTAGTAACGAAGATGAGTTTTTCGGtgtaattttttgttgaaaagaCCCACGTAGAGATTCTAGAAGCTGCGACCGCAGTCGGCATTGGCCGGAGAAGACGGTGGAGGAGAACGAGGAGATGAGGTTGGGGGATTACCGAGTCGGCCGAGTTGGAACCGGCGAAGAGGATTTGCGAGCGGCGAAAAGAGACACGATTTTCTtttgggaaagtttgggaaggAAGCCCAAACACAGAAAAAGTCATTTAGCCCATTGGGCCATTACAAACAGCCATAGGCCTTGGGTTGGAAtataaaaatgttaaaattctcaaaagaaaaataaactgattGTGATTaaaaagggtttttaatttttttttaatttacttttcaattgataattttgtttctgattttgacGTCACAGATACACAGTGACActaacatatataaaattggaaaaaaaaaaaaaaaacatatgtgAAATTGGAGTGAATGTGATTGTGATTGTTTACACAACATTCTAACCGAATTCAAAACCTGATCCTATTGATGATTTTGTCTCCTGGACTTTGAAATGCTCAGTTTCATATGGGCATCCAAAAAAGGGAAGATAAGTTCaatttgtagtttttgttAAATATGGTTCTATACCACTTTATGCGGCAAATAAAATGGACAATTACAtctattaaaattaatttattattattattattattttttgatttattgacacttattaattgatgtggttgtTCACTTTATCTGCCACTTAAAATAGTATGAGAATGTGGTATTCAAATATAGTAAGAGTATTACTCTTAAATTAATTGAGGTGGTCTATACAGATTAGCTGTCACATAATGTAAAATGCTATGTGATCAATTCAATGTGCTCATATAGTATGATTAACCTATTAGCAAACTATTTGCAGGATCTGCTGCGATAATATAACTGTGAATGCTTAgagtaaataaaattttaatgctTGTTTGTATTAGATGAGAAGCTGCTTTTTCTTATGGATGTTTCTTGGTTTAAATGTTCTAATTTAGGTAAGATATTGGGCGAACTAAATATAatgtgataaaataaaattaatttgtagTCCAAAGGGAAATTCCAGCATTCTAGGTGCCTCTATTGTGGCAACAAGGACCTTGAAATGCTCAATTTCATATGCAAAAGGAAGACAAACTAAATCTAGACTTGAAGTTTCTAGTTTTAAAAGCTGGTAAGAAGTGGTGCATAATCaggattttgaatttcatgttAAATGGAATGAGATTTGCTTCTTCTATATGCTTATAACTCTATATCTTGAGTTTACTTACAGGCTCTCAGAGATTGTAAATCAACTTCAAAATGCATATTATCGAAACCAACTGTATGCATAacagaaaattcaatttatgAGATATTATCCGTTTGAACCTACAGTACTTCAATGATAAAACTTTACATGAAACACCTACACTACCTCAACGagaaaaatttatatgaaacGGGTTTATGTAATCCATCTCTCATTTAAGTTTCAGTTGTAGTTTGGTGTAtgtggtactcttttttcttcctttaagTTTTATCTCattggttttcttctttatggCGGACCTATTATTCCTAATGATTAATTAATGAATTCCcttttactttaaaaaaaaaaaaaaaaaaaaaccatctcTATTTTTGTCTCTCATCACAATATACAtatagaaaacatgaaaactaCTCAAACAGCTCATAATGACAAGCTTGTCGTCACACCCCCACCACTAAACAACAACTCAAACTCATTGAGTTTGCAATAACTCTCAACTCTGTCCCATGTCAATGCCAAGAGAGAAACATGAAAACTACTCAAACAACTCATAATCACAAGCTTGTCGTCACATCACCACTAAACAAGaagatttttctatttaaaccccacacttttctttatttactccaatacttaaatcattaatctcttaagttttattattgtgtaaaaagacaaaaaaaggtcatccaacttaataaTTAACCCTAGTACATCTATACATACACcccaccactcttcatattaagttttagaaaaacataaaCTCTTTTACACCCTATTGCTATTGCCAAATTATCTCTTTCAATCCAAGAAACCGACTACACTCTCATATTCGcttcacaaaccctaaataTGGTATGCAAATAATGGTTTGTGGGTCATCAATTGAGGTATGTAATGTAAGAAGTCACCATCAAGAAGACCACCTGCTGATTTGCCTAAGCAAACTTCTGAATTTTGTGCAAGAATTTGATCAAGGCTCCTCAAGGAAGGTGAAGACTATGAGTCTCATTGTTTTACAATAAGTAATAATAGCTGGAATTAGTTGTTAATCACCAAGCTTCAAAGTAGAGTGGTCAGGGAAAAGATAACGGGGTGTGGGGTGTGGAGTTgatgaggtttttttttcttttttttttcctgttgggtgtgtatttaggggtagtttgggaagatagtgaggttttcttagaaattgtaaaaaattgaattaaaaattaagGTGAACTTAAAATATAGAGTGAACAAAGAGAATTGCGCTCGTTGAGTTCGAAATAACTCTCAACTTTCTCCCATATCAATGCCAAGGGAGGGTTGGTTAAAGTCAAATGACCACATGAAACCAGTTAACTAAGCTCTGAAGCAATATATTCAAAGTTCAGAGTAAGGTGGGGCAGGGAGCAAATCATAATTGTTATTTGCCAAACAAAGGAAACCGCGTTGCAGTCAGTTCGACAAAGTTGATAATATTCTGTCCGACTGGGACTTATTATGATGTGGCCATCACAATTCTGTCAAACCTGGTATATGGGGTCTTGTGCATAATTCAATAGCCTGATATGGCCAAGAAAGAAGTGAAAACTCCATGGTTGACAATAATGATATCATGATTGAACATCTCAGCCAATTATATACTCACTCAAACTTCAATgtcagacagagagagagagagagagattcagaCAGGAGAAATCAAGAATGAACTATATTCATGCTATTAGATAGAAGGCTAAATACTCTTTTTATACACAAAGCTCAAAGCCAAGCTATATTTCTATACCATTTACTCTACATATGACTACAACAATGGCAGCGCCAAATGAATGACTAAAAATACAGTACAAAAActgaaactcaaaaaaataacTATAGAAAAGCAGTGCCTGCAAGGCCATGGTGCAACAAATTATGAGCAATGTGATCCCTAGCCTGCACTGAAGTAGCAGACCTCAAACTATTCTCAGGGACAATCTCATCATCAAAGATATCAAAACTTAGATTAGCATCAAGCTCTTCATTCCTCATGGCACAAATGTTGTGCAAAACACAGCAAGCCCCAAGCACCACTGGCAAGTCCTGTAGTTTGACCTCAGTCCTCTTCTGCAAGCAAGACCACCTCCCTTTCAACTTTGCAAAAGCATCTTTAGCAACCCTCTGAACATCTCCAATTTTCTCATTGAAGGCATGTTGGGTCCAAGTAAGGTTCTGGTGGGTGTAAGGAACCAAAACCCAATCTGTTAGAGGGAACCCAGAATTTCCCACAATCCAAACATCCTTCAGAAGGCCCCTGTTTGCTCTCTGGAACAAAGCTGACTTCTCCAAAACCTGGTCATCAGGCATAGAACCAGGCCAGCCAATACAAACATCGGTAAAAACACCTCTTGGATCAACAACTCCTTGCACTGTAATGGAGTAAGAGGTCTTCTGGTTGCGCTCTGTGTGCCTCTTGTTGAAATAAGCTGCAACATTCACCTTTGGAGCTATAATTGGAACATGGGTTGTGTACATCGAGCCACCAACATTTGGTATTCCAGAGCTGGCTTCAAACTCCTCCTTGATAGCTTTCATTCTGTTCTCGTCAGGCCACTGAAGAAACTTGGGCATTAGAACAGTCTTAATAGCAGAGCAAACCTCAAGAACCAGCTTGTGACAGGTGGAGATGCCCAACCCGAAACGTTTCGAAACCAGCCGGAGCGGCTCGCCAGTAGCCAACCGCCATATGCAGACCGCCACCCGCTGCCGAACAGGAATCGCGTCGCGCAGCATTGTGTTCTTCTTCGTCACGGCCGAATCAAGCTCCTCGCAGATCATGTCAAATGTGGCCTTGCTCATCCGAAACGCCTCCCGGAACTCGTCGTCGGAAACGTTTGGATTGTTGTACTTATCCCACCAATCTTTGTTCCTGTCCTTGACCCATAGCCTCCGGTGAGGACCCGCCGCCGGAACagccgaccccgactccgaaccCGCACTCGAATTGGCAGTCTCGGCAACCGCCGCAGCCGCCGCAAATGCCGATTGGTGAGTCCGTTTCGCGCGAGACTGGTCCAATTCGTCAGATTGAGCATGGTTCTGTTGAAGATCAGACAAGTACTCATTCATAGCTCGAGTCTTCTGCCTGTGATTGGCTTCAAGGATCGATTTTTCCTGCTGGGTTTGAACAAAGAACTCTTCTTGCTCCTGCTTCTCTTCCTCATCCAGCAAAATCAGCGTGGTGAGTATGTCGCTCATTGGgccattgttgttgttgctgtcgTCCTCCTTTCTTCTCCGCTTCTTCAAGCCACCCTCTCCATTTATGTCGCACTCGTCCATGTCGGGGAACAGAGTGTAGAAATGGGAGTAATCTTCTTGACTAAGAAATGGGAACGATGTAATTTCCATGAAAGGCTTTGGATTGGTGTGAAAGTGTTTGAAGAAATGTCTGTGTGAACTTGAATTCCGAGTTTGGATATGAACtggagatgatgatgatgatgatgatggagaGGATGGTTGGGCTCtggtcatatttatatatttgtgtGGGGAGAGGAGGGGGGTTTTAGGAAGCGTGTGCGCAGATGTGAACGCGGCGTGGGGGGGCTTTTGACGGAGACTTGACTTTTTTTGGATTGGTTTGGAGAGTTGAGAGAATTTACGCGGTGGGATCTTGGGGTTTGATGGTTTTTTGTATGAACGTTGGGAATATTAAGGGAGGGGGGAGGGAGGAGGGGAAGCTTCGTTTTTAGGGACCGAgggaaggaagaaggaaagagcagaaaaaacaaaaaagtggaGAATAAGTGAAATAGTGACTTTGCTTGTACTCAATTGCTAAACAACTTTTGttagtaaatatatataaaaaaggccCCCCCTAAGAttcattattttctgttttagaCACGCTTAAATTGTCATTTCTAAGAAAGCACCATGTTTCACTTCTTCATCAGTAAAACCGTTAGAAAACTTAAAAGTAAACTCTCAATACGTGTAATCACTTACAAGTTAACTTATGAGGTATCAAGTAAATGTAAGTATTTCGCGcccaaaaatatttgaaattaaatcgTTCGAATTCGAGCCATAAAAAGTTTAAACCAAACCGTTGGAGTACTTTTCATATAAATTATTGATGTATTTATAGAATTTCATAGATGGTTTGTTTGTTAAACATGCAAccgtcatatttttttaacaaaatctAGCCACAAATGATCATTACAAAAATGGAGCgatctaacatcaaaattaagacaatatgATGCGGCTCTACTAACAATCACACATGATCGAAGAAACTCCGGCATAGGTAttccaactaagattgcaacctcaaaataaatatatcaaaaagataaagcttgaaaaaatcaagctgtaacaatacaaataaagctctcacaaatgagagattaaatattttcacaAAGAAGAGGTGAACAGCTCTCACAAAATGAGCGGTGAAAAGCACACAGAGCACCCAACAAGTCTTTGTAACTTAttccaaatataaagaaatcGCAAAATGGATGGCGGTAGAGATCCAACGCCGAAACGAATGTAGAGATCCGACACTGAGACATAGCCGCATATGATGGTTGaaggaaaatcataataaaatgaagacaaaataAGGGAAACCTTCTGTCTCTAAAAGTGGGGGAAGAGGAGAATGGAGGAAAAGAATAGAGGATAGGGGTGGAAGAATAGTGACTTCCTCCCCCGGCCTTGACCCCTCAGATTTTTATCTctcttttattatattttatataacatataaaatttgtaataaacaacttataatttagcttaattataaatatttagcTCTAAATATGTAATTATTAAATACTTAAGTATtttatatacttgtattttctaGTTCGGTCTATCCAATTTTACAATTCTAGCGCTGCCCATGATCACCCCTAAGTTATTAGCATAGAAAATCCAAAATCTTCTAAATTAAGAAAGATACTTCAAAatttacaaggaaataaaaaatatagattatccaaattaattctAATGAATTTATTGATATTAACATCCACCAAAACAGTAGGACTTACACACCTAACTCTACCAAGCATAGCTGTTCTCTAAAAACGGTGTCCTGATTAAAAATTAGAGGGCAGAAAGTGCAACTATCGTAATTGTAGATAAATCTATgctgcttttttttaaaaaattttgtttgtttttgttttcatgtgCAATAAGTGTTATCATTTAATGATACTCTTATCACATTTGTATATCATATTTTCATATCATTTTATGTGGCAGATGAGGTGGAcatccacatcaattaaaattaatttaacattttcttttcttttctaatttattgatactttttaattgatgtggttgtcTACTTCATCTGTCACATAAGGTGATATGGAAATACAGTGTACAAATGTGATAAGAGTGGCATTAATCTTTTTAATAATGTGTTCTATTATTGTACCGTGTGAACAATCTAAAACAAGATCTCAAATAAATACTAAAATGGATTTTCGATCCTTTTTAATGAAACTCTACCACTCATCTcacttttccttttatttaagATGATCCAATtagtacaagtgatagtctaaactaaagGGGATGAagtttttcacacacacaaaactaATGCCATAGGGGTTCGAATATAAGACTTATAGTTTGCAAGTTAATGCCATTTTACACTGGGCTAGATCCCTTTTCCTAAGATGATCCCATTAGATTTTGATAAATTTACAATTACTAAAATACCCacacttaaaaaataacaattacTGTGTTCTACCCAACCATGTAAATTTATTTGCTCGTGTAGcacatgtttttctttcttagcttttataataatattgaCTTCATTTGTTTAAAAATGGTCCATCCCATTGACCCGCAAATTAGTAGTCAacgttttcattttgaaatttattgaTTGATAGTTACCTAACAATATTTGAGGACCAGCGCTGTGAATCACACTTGCAATAGAAATTGTTTGACATTCTACATATCGACATAGACATCGcaatcaaaatccaaatttaaaacaaatatcCAAACAATTTAATTTGTCATATTTGTTTAGTGTGAATTTATCCATAATAATAACCCACCTATCCATTAAaaaatttttggaaaaatgaaatgattttAAGAGCTGTTTTCTGTAAATGCATAAcattattaaatcaaataaaacatcaaatatatatatatatatatatatatacacacaaagAACTTTcgttgagggatccctcaaataagcttatttaaaTGACACCCTTATAAGACCCACTC
Proteins encoded in this region:
- the LOC18771139 gene encoding protein ALP1-like, whose product is MTRAQPSSPSSSSSSSPVHIQTRNSSSHRHFFKHFHTNPKPFMEITSFPFLSQEDYSHFYTLFPDMDECDINGEGGLKKRRRKEDDSNNNNGPMSDILTTLILLDEEEKQEQEEFFVQTQQEKSILEANHRQKTRAMNEYLSDLQQNHAQSDELDQSRAKRTHQSAFAAAAAVAETANSSAGSESGSAVPAAGPHRRLWVKDRNKDWWDKYNNPNVSDDEFREAFRMSKATFDMICEELDSAVTKKNTMLRDAIPVRQRVAVCIWRLATGEPLRLVSKRFGLGISTCHKLVLEVCSAIKTVLMPKFLQWPDENRMKAIKEEFEASSGIPNVGGSMYTTHVPIIAPKVNVAAYFNKRHTERNQKTSYSITVQGVVDPRGVFTDVCIGWPGSMPDDQVLEKSALFQRANRGLLKDVWIVGNSGFPLTDWVLVPYTHQNLTWTQHAFNEKIGDVQRVAKDAFAKLKGRWSCLQKRTEVKLQDLPVVLGACCVLHNICAMRNEELDANLSFDIFDDEIVPENSLRSATSVQARDHIAHNLLHHGLAGTAFL